In Candidatus Nitronauta litoralis, one DNA window encodes the following:
- a CDS encoding GNAT family N-acetyltransferase: MPRFEEKEISRNIEIDPIKVVTAVNKESRMLHATKNIKQWCHLYYLRRKNDGGVIKKDDLVEALNLVNQDLRCKNYKIIFIAMGYSIEEVSEAIDSFENIKESSRVEIVVSSIPEFHGEDGGRNSASILRASAVTSTTDLFSMLRKAFIKQRVKGWVKIRPLQGKKELKDYFSLRYDVWNNLGYIPKEKNADILKMELDFSDRFSYPLGAFDQNQNIIGCARLVFPMHQVQLYYEKYVDEIVREANDPVLSQNFQVLEKFQHPFDILESFNGFDDYYSSMVKRKINKAEVSRVIVHPDFRGRWLGEVLVDSLIDTAYCSFQIKELFLACESKNEGFYSKCGFEILEGLSCERFANVNVPAIAMGLKLF, encoded by the coding sequence ATGCCGAGATTTGAAGAAAAAGAAATTTCAAGAAATATTGAAATTGATCCAATAAAAGTTGTTACTGCAGTTAATAAAGAATCTAGAATGCTGCATGCTACAAAGAATATTAAGCAATGGTGTCATTTGTATTATTTAAGAAGAAAAAATGATGGCGGAGTAATAAAGAAAGATGATTTGGTGGAAGCCCTAAATCTAGTTAATCAAGATTTAAGATGCAAAAATTACAAAATCATTTTTATTGCTATGGGATACTCGATTGAAGAGGTTTCTGAGGCAATAGATAGTTTCGAAAATATTAAAGAAAGTAGCCGGGTAGAAATTGTTGTTTCATCAATCCCGGAATTTCATGGAGAAGATGGGGGAAGAAACTCTGCTTCAATCCTTAGGGCGTCTGCAGTAACCTCTACAACTGACTTGTTTTCAATGTTAAGAAAAGCCTTTATTAAGCAAAGGGTCAAAGGTTGGGTGAAGATTAGGCCTCTTCAAGGTAAAAAAGAGTTGAAAGACTATTTTTCCTTGCGATATGACGTATGGAATAATTTGGGGTATATACCAAAGGAAAAAAATGCTGATATATTGAAAATGGAACTAGATTTTTCCGACAGATTTTCATATCCATTAGGCGCTTTCGATCAAAATCAAAATATTATTGGGTGCGCTAGATTAGTTTTTCCAATGCATCAAGTGCAATTATATTATGAAAAATATGTTGATGAAATTGTAAGAGAAGCAAATGATCCTGTTTTAAGTCAAAACTTTCAAGTTCTTGAGAAGTTTCAGCATCCTTTCGATATTTTGGAATCATTTAATGGGTTCGATGACTATTACTCCTCGATGGTAAAAAGAAAAATAAATAAAGCTGAGGTTAGTAGGGTGATTGTTCATCCCGATTTTAGAGGAAGATGGTTGGGGGAGGTTTTAGTTGATTCGTTAATTGATACAGCATATTGTTCTTTTCAAATTAAAGAACTTTTTCTAGCATGTGAAAGTAAAAATGAGGGGTTTTATTCAAAATGTGGATTTGAAATCCTAGAAGGGTTGAGTTGTGAACGATTCGCAAATGTAAATGTCCCGGCAATTGCAATGGGCCTGAAATTATTTTGA
- a CDS encoding class I SAM-dependent methyltransferase — MNSFFNSSIFNPDRVIGFIVFLIASWGSVNALIHELTIQYWLPILLLFVFSIILIRGLELKNLNLPLGTSVTFFRGIDRPQKVLRPEEVVVRKAFSENKRIPGLDASPLHLLNEGFNFKTLPTADPLTPMYVLDSKFRILDWNQALSLAFDQTMEGNRWKSVLEWTYFLDNYKEVIEHGIKVFGDKENLPSIDIENITYTSKRYARLNGIKRAYRIPKDPSLNEADNTSQTRGWLITIELMFDDPHKKNHYFMDLVHLLKESLVWSEYSLSYDQILMNTKVYPNLLYSILGENNEPVELISSSAKVLDMGAGTGNLTSLLASEKGSNRLIVSIDNNEMMLNILREKCKAHLRKDSLGPGIIPVKQDITSLFGLNDNFFDYVLSNNVIYSLEEKSVVDCLSEVKRVLKPGGEIRITGPRKDANLKKLFRAIRNDLEKSGKFEDLRESFEHVQNINNEYLDLLLRRYSKDHLIELLISAGFDAPYFVNERVYEGQGILICCKKSI; from the coding sequence ATGAATAGTTTTTTTAATAGCTCTATTTTTAACCCCGACCGCGTAATTGGTTTTATTGTTTTTTTAATTGCTTCATGGGGGTCTGTAAATGCTTTGATCCATGAGCTGACGATTCAATATTGGTTGCCTATCCTTTTGCTATTTGTTTTTTCAATTATTTTAATAAGGGGTTTGGAATTAAAAAATTTGAATCTTCCTTTGGGCACCAGTGTTACTTTTTTTAGGGGAATTGATAGGCCTCAAAAGGTACTTAGGCCTGAAGAGGTTGTAGTCAGAAAAGCTTTTTCAGAGAACAAAAGAATTCCTGGATTGGACGCGTCTCCGTTACACCTTTTAAATGAGGGATTTAATTTTAAGACTTTACCTACAGCTGATCCGTTGACACCCATGTATGTTCTGGATTCCAAGTTTAGGATATTAGATTGGAATCAGGCATTGTCGTTGGCATTTGATCAAACTATGGAGGGGAATAGATGGAAAAGTGTATTGGAGTGGACTTACTTTTTGGACAACTATAAAGAGGTGATTGAGCATGGAATAAAAGTGTTTGGGGATAAGGAAAACCTGCCTTCAATTGATATTGAAAATATTACATATACTAGTAAGCGCTATGCAAGACTTAATGGCATTAAGAGAGCTTATAGAATCCCTAAAGATCCGAGTTTGAATGAGGCAGACAATACTTCCCAAACGCGAGGTTGGCTAATTACTATTGAGTTAATGTTCGATGATCCTCATAAAAAAAATCATTATTTTATGGACTTGGTCCATTTATTAAAAGAATCTTTGGTGTGGTCGGAATATTCTTTGTCTTATGATCAAATTTTAATGAATACAAAAGTATATCCAAATCTTTTGTATAGTATTTTGGGGGAGAATAATGAACCGGTAGAATTGATTTCATCCAGCGCTAAAGTTTTAGATATGGGTGCAGGAACTGGGAATTTGACTAGTTTGTTAGCTTCGGAAAAAGGCTCAAATCGGTTGATAGTATCGATTGATAACAATGAAATGATGTTAAATATATTGCGTGAAAAATGTAAAGCACACTTAAGAAAGGATTCGCTTGGGCCAGGAATAATTCCAGTAAAACAAGATATTACCTCTCTATTTGGCCTAAATGATAATTTTTTCGATTATGTTTTGTCAAATAATGTTATTTACAGTTTGGAAGAAAAATCTGTTGTAGATTGCTTGTCTGAAGTTAAAAGGGTGCTTAAGCCTGGAGGAGAAATAAGGATAACTGGTCCAAGAAAAGACGCAAATTTAAAGAAGTTGTTTAGGGCAATTAGAAACGATTTAGAAAAGTCAGGGAAATTCGAGGATTTAAGGGAAAGTTTTGAGCATGTCCAAAATATAAATAATGAATATTTAGATTTGCTTCTCAGGAGGTATTCTAAGGACCATTTAATTGAACTCTTAATATCCGCTGGATTTGATGCCCCATATTTTGTAAATGAGAGAGTTTATGAAGGGCAAGGAATATTAATCTGTTGCAAGAAGTCAATTTAA